Proteins co-encoded in one Metabacillus sp. KUDC1714 genomic window:
- a CDS encoding IS110 family RNA-guided transposase, whose translation MNSNMNTKINQVSEKTLVIGIDIAKKKHYACAIDDRGRILQKPFPFIQSLDGFEQLHNMIHSLLESHEKTDVLVGFEPTGHYWMNLAAYLVENNIQFVMVNPMHVNRTKELDDNLQTKNDQKDARVIASLIRDGRFNYTRILEGTEAELRNGASFRTKMQEDIVSLKNRMIRWTDLYFPEFHHVFKSFGKNACAVLEVTPLPIDFDGKNDEELISLYKRVEGIKCLSVSKIQKLKSIAGQSIGLTEGLEMARFEMDTLLSQYKALSNQLEVLSSRLNDLAQQLTDYEYILSIPGLGENTVVELLSEIGSLRQYQHPRQLIKLAGLTLRENSSGQHKGQKKISKRGRRKLRAILFRVILPIIQHNIAFKSLYHYYTTRTVNPLKKKEAMVVLCGKLLKILHALCTKRVHFNVNHMLTDLHCLKEAA comes from the coding sequence ATGAATAGTAATATGAATACCAAAATTAATCAAGTATCTGAAAAAACACTTGTTATTGGAATAGACATTGCGAAGAAAAAACATTACGCATGCGCTATCGATGATCGTGGACGAATTTTGCAAAAACCGTTTCCGTTCATACAATCCCTTGATGGGTTTGAGCAACTACACAATATGATTCATTCTCTACTAGAATCACATGAAAAGACAGATGTCTTAGTCGGCTTTGAGCCCACAGGGCATTATTGGATGAACTTAGCTGCTTATTTAGTCGAAAATAATATTCAATTTGTCATGGTTAACCCTATGCATGTGAATAGAACGAAGGAATTAGATGATAACCTTCAAACTAAGAATGATCAAAAGGACGCTCGCGTTATCGCTTCTTTAATCCGCGATGGCCGGTTCAACTATACACGAATTTTAGAAGGGACAGAAGCCGAACTTCGTAATGGGGCGAGTTTTCGGACTAAAATGCAGGAAGACATCGTATCACTTAAGAATCGAATGATTCGGTGGACAGATCTTTATTTCCCTGAGTTCCATCATGTATTCAAAAGCTTCGGTAAAAACGCATGCGCTGTTCTCGAGGTGACACCTTTGCCAATCGATTTTGATGGGAAAAATGATGAAGAACTTATCTCACTTTACAAAAGGGTTGAAGGAATAAAGTGTCTTTCCGTTTCTAAAATACAAAAGCTAAAATCAATAGCCGGTCAGTCCATTGGTTTAACTGAGGGGCTAGAAATGGCCCGATTTGAAATGGATACATTACTTTCTCAGTACAAAGCTCTTTCAAACCAACTGGAGGTCTTATCATCAAGGTTAAATGACCTCGCTCAACAATTGACAGACTATGAGTATATTTTATCTATTCCTGGTTTAGGCGAAAATACTGTTGTTGAACTACTCTCTGAGATAGGTTCTCTTAGGCAATATCAGCACCCACGCCAATTAATTAAATTAGCGGGGCTCACGCTTAGAGAAAACTCTTCTGGCCAACACAAAGGTCAAAAGAAAATTTCCAAAAGAGGTAGGAGGAAGTTACGGGCTATATTATTTAGAGTCATCCTCCCTATAATTCAACACAACATAGCGTTTAAATCTTTGTACCATTACTATACGACTCGTACTGTCAATCCATTAAAGAAGAAAGAAGCCATGGTTGTTTTATGCGGGAAATTACTAAAAATTCTACACGCTTTGTGTACAAAACGAGTGCACTTTAATGTAAATCATATGTTAACAGATCTCCATTGCCTCAAAGAGGCAGCCTAA
- a CDS encoding small acid-soluble spore protein H yields MNAQRAQEIASSPIMANVTYNGDSIYIEHVDKQNGIATIHSLDEPNNKQSVSVTSLNEQ; encoded by the coding sequence ATGAACGCACAACGAGCACAAGAAATTGCTTCTTCGCCAATTATGGCTAATGTAACTTATAATGGAGATAGTATTTACATTGAGCATGTGGATAAACAAAATGGAATAGCTACAATCCATTCCCTTGATGAACCAAATAATAAACAAAGTGTTTCTGTAACAAGCTTAAATGAGCAGTAA
- a CDS encoding NAD(P)-dependent alcohol dehydrogenase produces MTTAKARAVDGPDKPFRVAEIKRRDLDLHDVLIEIKYAGICHSDIHTAHGEWGPVNYPLVPGHEIAGVVTDVGAEVTKYKVGDRVGVGCMVDSCGKCDNCIKGEEQYCLKGNVPTYAGVDKYGEPTQGGYSTHIVVTEDFVVRIPDNIELDVAAPLLCAGITTYSPLNHWGAGPGKKVAVVGLGGLGHMAVKIAHAMGAEVTVLSQTLNKKEDGLQFGADNYYATSDSETFNKLAGTFDLIINTVSAKIDISAYLSLLTLDGTLVNVGAPAEPLAVNVFSLIGHRRSFAGSMIGGIRETQEMLEFCAKHNIAPNIEIISADQIDEAYERVLASDVKYRFVIDISTM; encoded by the coding sequence ATGACAACAGCTAAAGCGCGAGCAGTCGACGGTCCAGACAAGCCGTTCCGAGTTGCTGAAATTAAAAGACGTGATCTTGATTTACATGATGTTCTAATTGAAATTAAATATGCAGGCATATGTCACTCTGACATCCATACTGCTCACGGTGAATGGGGTCCCGTGAATTATCCTCTTGTACCTGGACACGAGATCGCTGGAGTTGTCACAGATGTTGGAGCTGAGGTGACAAAGTATAAAGTCGGTGACCGAGTAGGGGTCGGATGTATGGTTGACTCATGTGGAAAATGTGACAACTGCATTAAAGGGGAAGAACAATACTGTCTCAAAGGAAATGTTCCTACATATGCTGGTGTTGACAAATATGGTGAGCCTACACAAGGTGGCTATTCTACCCATATTGTCGTAACTGAGGATTTTGTTGTCAGAATTCCTGACAATATTGAACTTGACGTCGCAGCACCATTACTTTGCGCAGGTATTACGACATATTCACCATTAAACCATTGGGGAGCTGGTCCAGGTAAGAAAGTTGCGGTTGTTGGTTTGGGAGGTCTTGGTCATATGGCTGTCAAGATTGCACACGCCATGGGAGCAGAAGTTACCGTCCTGTCACAAACATTGAATAAAAAGGAAGATGGTTTGCAATTCGGCGCAGACAACTACTATGCTACAAGTGATTCTGAGACATTTAATAAACTTGCTGGTACTTTTGACCTGATCATAAACACGGTAAGTGCAAAAATCGATATTAGTGCATATCTCTCACTGTTAACGCTAGATGGTACTCTAGTAAATGTTGGTGCCCCTGCAGAGCCATTGGCAGTAAATGTGTTCTCTCTCATCGGTCATCGTCGTTCATTTGCAGGTTCAATGATTGGAGGCATTCGTGAGACTCAAGAGATGTTGGAGTTCTGTGCAAAACATAATATTGCTCCTAATATTGAAATAATTTCAGCTGATCAAATTGACGAAGCCTATGAACGTGTCTTAGCTTCAGATGTAAAGTATCGATTCGTGATTGATATCAGTACAATGTAA
- a CDS encoding MerR family transcriptional regulator: MTYSISEVAKELNLTVYALRYYDKEGLMPFVERSPSGTRLFKESDIEALKIIQCLKSTGMPIKEIKGFIEWCSEGDSTLQQRYDLFLERKATVEAQLEELNKTMELINHKCNYYMTALDAGTEDIHKNNKIGNF, encoded by the coding sequence ATGACATATTCTATAAGCGAAGTTGCAAAAGAATTAAATCTCACAGTGTATGCCTTACGTTACTACGATAAGGAGGGCCTAATGCCTTTTGTAGAGCGTAGCCCTAGTGGAACCAGATTATTTAAAGAATCCGATATTGAAGCATTAAAAATTATTCAATGTCTAAAATCTACCGGGATGCCTATTAAGGAAATTAAAGGTTTCATTGAATGGTGTTCTGAGGGCGATTCCACTTTGCAGCAAAGATATGACTTGTTTTTGGAGCGAAAAGCTACAGTAGAAGCACAGTTAGAAGAACTGAATAAAACAATGGAACTCATAAATCATAAATGCAACTATTACATGACCGCCTTGGACGCAGGAACGGAAGATATTCATAAGAATAACAAAATAGGGAATTTTTAA
- a CDS encoding XdhC family protein, with translation MLLMEKVAKLTRQNDTFALAMIIESKGSTPSHVGKMIVYRDGTIEGTVGGGLAEHYIIEESVKALEKGQSKIVEYKLNKHAKDGIQMNCGGTLRVFIEVYTSRPELVLAGAGHLGYALAKLADFLEYPYCIVDDRIGYCTKERFPNASNLFVNEDIGEAMLAANLNEKSYVVIVTKDRDDIALKMALQFPIAYIGMVASKRKVINIFEKLKSEGVTQEQLEQIHSPIGLEIGSETTEEIAISIIGEIIKLSRENKPIKVKQLNR, from the coding sequence ATGCTGTTGATGGAAAAAGTGGCCAAGCTGACACGTCAAAACGACACCTTTGCTTTAGCCATGATTATTGAATCGAAAGGCTCGACTCCCAGCCATGTTGGAAAAATGATTGTATACCGTGATGGTACGATTGAAGGAACTGTCGGAGGGGGCTTGGCTGAACACTATATTATCGAAGAGAGTGTAAAGGCGCTCGAAAAGGGTCAATCAAAAATCGTTGAATACAAACTGAATAAACATGCAAAAGACGGGATTCAAATGAATTGTGGCGGAACGTTGCGGGTGTTTATTGAAGTCTATACAAGCAGGCCTGAACTCGTTCTGGCTGGTGCCGGTCATTTAGGCTATGCGTTAGCAAAGCTTGCTGATTTTCTTGAATATCCTTATTGTATTGTCGATGATCGGATTGGTTACTGTACGAAGGAACGTTTTCCTAATGCGTCCAACCTTTTTGTGAATGAGGATATTGGAGAGGCAATGCTTGCAGCCAACCTCAATGAAAAGTCTTACGTGGTAATTGTTACAAAAGATCGTGATGATATCGCATTAAAAATGGCACTACAATTTCCGATTGCATATATTGGGATGGTCGCCAGCAAGCGAAAGGTCATAAACATATTTGAAAAATTAAAAAGTGAAGGAGTCACACAAGAACAGTTGGAGCAGATCCATTCTCCAATCGGATTGGAAATTGGCTCGGAAACAACAGAAGAAATTGCAATCAGTATTATCGGGGAAATCATCAAACTTAGCAGGGAAAATAAGCCTATAAAAGTGAAACAATTAAACAGATAA
- a CDS encoding FAD binding domain-containing protein yields MAEKITTYRFDCLDQTLSQLNQEDCTIIAGGTDVMVLHKSRRGVPPKIPKPVVFIDHFSELKRVYQNHKDLHIGTCCTYSELLEDPLIPIPLKNAIKTIAAPAIRNRGTLGGNICNASPAGDTLPLLYVYNTKLLLRSVNGDRVVAISDFIQGPRRVQRHHNEMLIEIILPSVLEEGSHVVFEKVGNRNADAIAKVSFAGYIRLNGFRIKDVRFAFGAVGPTMVRSIDIEKKLLGLTIPLADADIAQIVAAFDKIIKPIDDQRSTALYRKTVALNLLRYFLCMKQYQSN; encoded by the coding sequence ATGGCAGAGAAAATAACTACGTATCGCTTCGATTGTTTAGACCAAACTTTGAGCCAATTGAATCAAGAAGACTGTACGATCATTGCCGGTGGCACCGATGTCATGGTCCTTCACAAAAGTCGAAGGGGAGTCCCACCAAAAATTCCTAAGCCGGTTGTTTTTATTGATCACTTTTCTGAGCTAAAGCGGGTGTATCAAAATCATAAGGATCTCCACATCGGTACCTGCTGTACCTATAGCGAGTTACTTGAAGACCCGCTTATTCCAATCCCATTAAAGAACGCAATTAAAACGATTGCGGCACCGGCCATTAGAAACAGAGGGACATTGGGCGGAAATATTTGCAACGCTTCTCCAGCTGGGGACACACTGCCATTATTATATGTATACAACACAAAACTTTTGCTGCGCTCCGTTAATGGTGATCGTGTAGTAGCTATTAGTGATTTTATTCAAGGTCCACGAAGGGTTCAACGTCATCACAATGAAATGTTGATTGAAATTATATTGCCATCCGTATTAGAAGAAGGTTCTCATGTCGTTTTTGAGAAAGTCGGCAACCGCAACGCAGATGCAATTGCCAAAGTATCGTTTGCAGGATATATCCGGTTAAATGGTTTTCGAATAAAAGATGTTCGCTTTGCATTCGGGGCTGTCGGGCCTACTATGGTTCGTTCCATTGATATTGAAAAGAAGTTGCTTGGATTGACCATACCATTAGCAGATGCAGACATCGCTCAGATTGTGGCAGCTTTCGATAAGATCATAAAACCAATCGACGATCAGCGCTCTACCGCTTTATACAGAAAAACAGTCGCCTTAAATCTTTTACGTTATTTTCTTTGCATGAAGCAATATCAATCGAATTAA
- a CDS encoding (2Fe-2S)-binding protein: MIKFTLNGRTVETDAPATERLLDLVRDEFELIGTKEGCGEGECGACSVFVNNLLQNSCLIPIGSIDGADIQTIEGIMETEKFKILDESYSTAGGVQCGFCIPGMVMASADLLSKNPHPSEVEIREGISGNLCRCTGYNMIVDAINLAAKKGDGIWQRK; encoded by the coding sequence TTGATTAAATTTACGCTTAATGGAAGAACCGTTGAAACTGACGCCCCTGCCACAGAAAGATTACTAGATTTAGTAAGAGATGAGTTTGAGTTAATCGGAACAAAGGAAGGCTGCGGTGAAGGAGAATGTGGAGCCTGCAGTGTTTTTGTGAATAACCTCCTGCAAAACAGCTGCCTTATTCCAATTGGCTCGATTGATGGAGCTGATATTCAAACGATTGAAGGGATCATGGAAACGGAAAAATTTAAGATTTTAGATGAGAGCTATTCCACTGCCGGAGGAGTACAATGCGGTTTTTGCATTCCTGGAATGGTCATGGCAAGTGCAGATTTATTATCCAAAAATCCTCATCCTTCAGAGGTTGAGATTCGTGAAGGTATTTCCGGAAATCTGTGCCGATGTACGGGCTACAATATGATTGTTGATGCAATTAACCTGGCAGCTAAAAAAGGGGACGGCATATGGCAGAGAAAATAA
- a CDS encoding xanthine dehydrogenase family protein molybdopterin-binding subunit has protein sequence MNLKDISTSVPKKDHKGKVSGQLPYISDVKVEKMVYGVLYRSPIAYGKIISIQLPILPDNYEAVGAEHITGPNYVKIIKEDQPIFANEWVNYIGEPILMLVGKDLNILYSLLDEVKIEFEEHQAIYTLEEAIKQKSTSTCMASYEFGESLANISAIEQGAHQIIEEEYDTGYQEHVYLEPQGMLAIYKDDEIIVQGSMQCLYYIKNALLSALACGDDEVRVVQSPTGGGFGGKEDYPSMMACHVAVAAKAVKKSVMLVFDRSEDMVVTTKRHPAKLKYRTAIDKEGNILSMCVDIFLDGGANVGLSSVVLQRALINSAGVYKIPHFHAKGYVLKTNTVPNGAFRGFGAPQSFAGIESHIGHLSKLANIESLEYKLKFLVKQGDPTITKGKFRDPILMEEMVEDLLNVSDYKKKKEQFQRFNQQNQRYKKGIGTSLFLHGCGFTGSGERDHIKATVKLIKSKDDKVSLKISNSDIGQGILTTLCKIVAKELDLPYEEILYPYPDTKEVPDSGPTVASRTTMIVGKLLERAAKKLKNQWQIGVEQEIVENYVHREMIPWDETTFTGDAYPAYSWGVNFVEVEVDRLTGNVKLEKVYGNYEVGKVIDERIMKGQIDGGLAQGLAYGYLEKMTSKQGKIQQKSISDYGPPTSLDVVSIGSKVFDNPYADGPYGAKGAGELTLIGGAPAVQAAIEDALQTSFQQIPITPEVIIESLWMREGEEVD, from the coding sequence ATGAATCTAAAAGACATAAGCACCTCTGTGCCCAAAAAGGACCATAAAGGTAAAGTATCTGGCCAGTTGCCCTATATTAGTGACGTGAAAGTAGAGAAGATGGTTTATGGTGTTTTATATCGGTCGCCAATTGCTTATGGGAAAATCATATCTATTCAATTACCAATTCTTCCGGATAATTATGAAGCTGTTGGTGCAGAGCATATCACCGGACCGAATTATGTCAAAATTATCAAAGAAGATCAGCCCATTTTTGCCAATGAGTGGGTCAATTATATTGGTGAGCCGATTCTCATGCTCGTTGGAAAAGATCTGAATATCTTGTACAGTTTGTTAGATGAAGTGAAGATTGAATTTGAAGAACATCAGGCTATTTATACATTGGAAGAAGCAATCAAACAAAAATCAACATCCACGTGTATGGCAAGTTATGAATTTGGAGAGAGCTTAGCGAATATTTCAGCAATTGAGCAGGGAGCTCATCAAATCATCGAAGAAGAATATGATACGGGCTATCAGGAGCATGTGTACCTTGAGCCACAAGGAATGCTCGCCATTTATAAGGATGATGAAATTATTGTCCAGGGATCGATGCAATGTCTTTATTATATAAAAAATGCATTGCTAAGCGCTTTAGCATGTGGTGATGATGAAGTCAGAGTTGTTCAAAGTCCTACCGGCGGAGGTTTTGGCGGCAAAGAAGATTATCCTTCAATGATGGCGTGTCACGTAGCCGTTGCTGCTAAAGCAGTCAAAAAATCGGTGATGCTCGTGTTCGATCGATCTGAGGATATGGTGGTTACGACGAAAAGGCATCCTGCCAAACTAAAATATCGAACAGCCATTGATAAGGAAGGAAATATTTTGAGCATGTGTGTTGACATTTTTCTTGATGGAGGAGCGAATGTTGGATTGAGCTCTGTCGTGCTGCAACGTGCATTAATAAACAGTGCGGGTGTTTATAAAATTCCGCATTTTCATGCAAAAGGTTATGTTTTAAAAACCAATACAGTACCGAACGGTGCCTTTAGAGGCTTTGGTGCTCCACAAAGCTTTGCCGGAATCGAAAGTCATATTGGACATCTTAGTAAACTGGCAAACATCGAATCACTTGAATATAAACTTAAATTTCTCGTTAAACAAGGAGACCCCACTATTACAAAAGGAAAATTCCGAGACCCAATATTAATGGAAGAAATGGTTGAGGACCTACTCAACGTGTCAGATTACAAGAAGAAAAAAGAGCAGTTTCAGCGTTTCAATCAGCAAAATCAGCGCTATAAAAAAGGCATAGGAACTTCGCTTTTCCTCCACGGATGTGGATTTACAGGGAGTGGTGAAAGAGATCATATTAAAGCAACGGTGAAGCTGATTAAATCAAAGGACGATAAGGTATCGCTAAAAATTTCAAATTCAGATATAGGACAAGGCATTTTGACGACGCTTTGTAAAATTGTCGCCAAAGAACTAGACCTCCCGTACGAAGAAATTTTGTATCCTTATCCCGATACAAAAGAGGTTCCCGACTCCGGTCCGACAGTAGCCTCCAGGACGACAATGATCGTGGGAAAATTGCTTGAACGTGCCGCAAAAAAACTTAAAAATCAGTGGCAAATAGGAGTGGAACAAGAAATAGTTGAGAACTATGTTCACCGTGAAATGATTCCTTGGGACGAAACGACATTCACGGGTGATGCCTACCCGGCTTATTCATGGGGCGTTAATTTCGTTGAAGTAGAAGTTGATCGATTAACAGGAAATGTAAAGTTGGAAAAAGTATACGGCAATTATGAAGTTGGAAAGGTCATCGATGAACGGATTATGAAAGGCCAGATTGACGGGGGTTTAGCTCAAGGATTAGCGTACGGTTATCTAGAAAAGATGACGTCAAAGCAAGGGAAAATCCAACAAAAAAGCATATCAGATTATGGGCCCCCGACTTCATTGGACGTTGTTTCAATCGGCAGTAAGGTATTTGATAATCCCTATGCTGATGGTCCATACGGGGCAAAAGGGGCAGGAGAATTGACTTTGATCGGCGGCGCTCCAGCAGTCCAAGCTGCGATTGAGGATGCACTGCAAACTTCTTTTCAGCAAATCCCAATTACACCAGAAGTCATTATTGAAAGTCTTTGGATGAGAGAAGGTGAAGAGGTTGATTAA
- a CDS encoding nucleotidyltransferase family protein, protein MEAIVLAAGYSSRANAFKMTLQLGQMTVLEQTISKFEGLCSRVIVVAGFKMELIQEEMAKVCNKNAYSFQVKVVYNENFNQGMFTSIQRGCKEINAPAFFITPGDCPLVKKETVQLISKYKGNVVIPSFNYKGGHPIKLSSEVKQKILDTNPESSLREVLGGFEKEYVNVDDPGVIMDVDTLDDYQKAIDYYHFR, encoded by the coding sequence ATGGAAGCCATCGTCTTAGCTGCTGGATATTCAAGCCGAGCGAATGCATTTAAAATGACTTTGCAACTGGGGCAAATGACCGTGTTGGAGCAAACGATTTCTAAATTTGAAGGATTATGCAGCAGAGTAATCGTTGTAGCTGGCTTTAAAATGGAACTCATTCAAGAGGAAATGGCAAAAGTATGCAATAAAAATGCCTACTCATTTCAGGTAAAGGTTGTTTATAATGAAAACTTTAACCAGGGGATGTTTACTTCCATTCAAAGAGGCTGTAAAGAAATAAATGCCCCAGCCTTCTTTATAACACCAGGAGATTGTCCACTTGTTAAAAAAGAGACCGTTCAGCTAATTTCAAAATACAAAGGGAATGTAGTTATTCCCAGCTTTAATTATAAAGGTGGTCATCCCATCAAATTATCAAGCGAAGTGAAACAGAAAATTCTCGATACCAACCCAGAAAGTAGTTTGCGTGAGGTCCTGGGAGGTTTCGAAAAGGAATACGTAAATGTAGATGACCCAGGAGTAATTATGGATGTTGATACGCTGGATGATTACCAAAAAGCCATTGATTATTATCATTTTCGCTAG
- a CDS encoding DUF3291 domain-containing protein, which produces MALVSIYTVGKLNHPYDHPKSREFYEMGYKVMRQAYVSGHLVEEFSSDGVSFPEEAKGKGYPVQTLTIWKSLQSLYRFTYSGKHSQALRNRNRWMEPDQEKHLSYVVWWTENVEDVSWEEAFKRYNYYIQNGPTLFAFDLKLAFDEKGEMCMIK; this is translated from the coding sequence ATGGCTTTAGTTTCAATTTATACTGTTGGTAAGCTAAATCACCCCTATGACCACCCTAAATCTCGTGAGTTTTATGAAATGGGATATAAAGTAATGCGTCAGGCATATGTATCAGGACATCTTGTAGAGGAGTTTTCATCAGATGGAGTGTCTTTCCCTGAAGAAGCTAAAGGGAAAGGTTACCCTGTTCAGACATTAACGATATGGAAAAGCCTACAATCGTTATATCGTTTTACCTATTCAGGTAAGCATAGCCAAGCATTGCGAAATAGGAACAGATGGATGGAGCCAGATCAAGAGAAACATCTTTCATATGTAGTGTGGTGGACAGAGAATGTGGAGGATGTTTCATGGGAGGAGGCTTTCAAGAGATACAACTATTATATTCAAAATGGCCCCACTCTTTTTGCGTTTGACTTAAAGCTCGCTTTTGATGAAAAAGGGGAGATGTGTATGATTAAGTAG